The Shewanella japonica genome has a window encoding:
- a CDS encoding inorganic phosphate transporter produces the protein MVDVLVTNGPMLIGIAAVFGFLMAWGIGANDVANAMGTSVGSNAITIKQAIIIAMIFEFAGAYLAGGEVTSTIRKGIIDASFFVDSPELLVYGMIGALLAAGLWLVAASALGWPVSTTHSIVGAIVGFAAVGVGTEAVEWGKVVGIIGSWVVTPAISGFIAFMIFQSVQKLIFNTDDPLANARRYVPFYMALAGFVMSLVTITKGLKHVGLHFSTVEAYGLAIAVAIGVGIFGKVAIGRLNMSTDINRQTEYANVEKVFAILMVVTACCMAFAHGSNDVANAIGPLAAVVSVVNSGGAIESKAALAWWILPLGAIGIVMGLAIFGKRVMQTIGKNITHLTPSRGFAAELAAASTVVIASGTGLPISTTQTLVGAVLGVGMARGIAAINIGVVRNIVISWVVTLPAGAALSILFFFTIKGVFS, from the coding sequence ATGGTTGATGTATTAGTCACCAATGGCCCAATGCTAATTGGTATTGCGGCTGTATTTGGATTTTTGATGGCATGGGGTATTGGCGCGAATGACGTTGCTAATGCTATGGGTACCTCAGTAGGTTCCAACGCCATCACAATCAAACAAGCAATTATTATTGCAATGATCTTCGAGTTCGCTGGGGCTTATTTAGCCGGTGGCGAAGTTACCAGTACTATCCGTAAAGGGATTATTGACGCTAGCTTCTTCGTCGATTCACCAGAACTTCTGGTTTACGGCATGATCGGCGCACTACTCGCTGCGGGTCTATGGTTAGTTGCGGCATCAGCATTAGGCTGGCCAGTATCAACAACTCACTCAATTGTTGGTGCGATTGTTGGTTTCGCTGCAGTAGGTGTAGGTACTGAAGCGGTTGAATGGGGTAAAGTTGTTGGCATTATCGGTTCATGGGTGGTCACACCTGCGATTTCCGGCTTTATTGCTTTCATGATTTTCCAAAGTGTTCAAAAGTTAATTTTTAATACTGACGACCCTTTAGCTAATGCAAGACGTTACGTTCCTTTCTATATGGCACTTGCTGGCTTCGTTATGTCACTTGTTACCATTACTAAAGGTCTAAAACATGTTGGTCTACACTTCTCAACCGTTGAAGCGTACGGCTTAGCAATTGCTGTTGCTATTGGTGTTGGTATTTTCGGTAAAGTCGCTATTGGTCGCTTAAACATGAGCACTGATATTAATCGTCAAACTGAATATGCAAACGTTGAAAAAGTCTTCGCAATCTTAATGGTTGTTACAGCATGTTGTATGGCGTTTGCTCATGGTTCAAATGACGTTGCTAACGCAATTGGCCCATTAGCTGCAGTTGTATCTGTAGTTAACAGTGGCGGTGCAATTGAATCGAAAGCAGCACTTGCATGGTGGATTCTTCCTTTAGGTGCTATCGGTATCGTAATGGGTCTAGCTATCTTTGGTAAGCGTGTCATGCAGACCATTGGTAAAAACATTACTCATCTGACTCCAAGCCGTGGTTTTGCCGCTGAATTAGCTGCTGCATCAACCGTGGTAATTGCTTCTGGTACTGGTTTACCCATTTCAACAACTCAAACATTAGTTGGTGCGGTATTAGGTGTGGGTATGGCACGTGGTATTGCTGCAATTAATATCGGTGTAGTTCGTAACATCGTTATTTCTTGGGTAGTAACGTTACCAGCCGGCGCTGCATTATCTATCTTGTTCTTCTTCACCATCAAAGGTGTATTCAGCTAA
- a CDS encoding TIGR00153 family protein — MPVNSILGVFAKSPLKPLEQHIDKVHECASLLVPFFEATTAGDWDKAVSVRKQISLLENDADALKREIRLTLPSGLFMPVERTDLLELLTQQDKIANKAKDISGRIIGRQLVFPQPVQAPFNAYLKRCLDAVSLAKQAINELDDLLETGFRGREVELVAKMINELDLIEADSDDLQIQVRRLLLSLEADLNPVDVMFMYKIIEWVGGLADLAERVGSRLELMLARSS, encoded by the coding sequence ATGCCAGTAAACTCTATTTTAGGTGTGTTTGCAAAATCACCCCTTAAACCATTAGAACAGCATATAGATAAAGTGCACGAATGTGCATCTTTACTCGTACCATTCTTTGAAGCAACCACTGCTGGAGATTGGGATAAAGCTGTAAGTGTTCGTAAGCAAATTAGCTTATTAGAAAATGACGCTGACGCGCTAAAGCGTGAAATCCGTCTCACCCTTCCTAGTGGGTTGTTTATGCCAGTTGAGCGTACTGACTTGCTTGAGTTGTTAACTCAGCAAGACAAAATTGCCAACAAAGCTAAAGACATCTCAGGCCGTATTATCGGTCGCCAATTAGTGTTCCCTCAACCAGTTCAAGCACCGTTTAATGCTTACCTCAAACGTTGTTTAGATGCTGTCTCTCTTGCTAAGCAAGCAATTAACGAACTCGATGACCTTCTTGAAACAGGTTTCCGTGGTCGTGAAGTCGAATTAGTAGCCAAGATGATCAATGAATTAGATCTAATTGAAGCTGATTCTGATGATTTGCAGATCCAAGTACGTCGTTTACTACTAAGCTTGGAAGCAGATTTGAATCCTGTCGATGTCATGTTTATGTACAAGATCATCGAATGGGTTGGAGGCTTGGCTGATCTAGCTGAGCGTGTAGGCTCTCGCCTAGAGCTAATGTTAGCTCGCAGTTCATAA